Proteins from a genomic interval of Rosa chinensis cultivar Old Blush chromosome 2, RchiOBHm-V2, whole genome shotgun sequence:
- the LOC112188652 gene encoding sulfite exporter TauE/SafE family protein 3 isoform X8: protein MLTLMIGFDQKSATAISKCMITGGAAATVLYNLRMRHPTLELPIIDYDLAVLFQPMLVLGISIGVSLNVVLSDWMITILLIIILLGTSTRSFFKGVETWKKETKTKKNLLDASKSLESKGEVDSSLSGVSIRDVEEKNTASGTTNEPTETKQAKRREVSILENVGWRQLGIIATVWVIILGLQIAKETCLLEQNYEAKCSVAYWSLDLLQIPVTLAVTSYEVIKLSQGKRILASKGSETGANWRVYKLVSYCVCGIAAGLAGGLLGLGGGFIMGPMFLEMGIPPQVSSATATFIMTFSSSMSVVEYYLLNRFPIPYALYFAGVATVSAIIGQHVVGKVIKVLGRASLIIFILSLTIFVSALTLGGVGIAHMVTKIEQKQYLWFEHMCTHVS, encoded by the exons ATGCTCACTCTCATGATTGGCTTTGATCAGAAATCAGCAACTGCAATTTCAAAAT GCATGATCACTGGCGGAGCAGCTGCCACTGTGTTATACAATCTAAGGATGAGGCATCCAACACTTGAGTTGCCAATTATTGACTATGATCTTGCAGTTCTATTCCAACCAATGTTAGTTTTGGGAATCAGTATTGGAGTTTCCCTGAATGTTGTTCTTTCTGATTGGATGATCACCATCTTACTAATTATTATTCTCTTAG GTACATCAACTAGATCCTTCTTCAAAGGTGTTGAGACATGgaagaaagaaactaaaacCAAAAAG AATTTACTGGACGCTTCCAAAAGCTTGGAATCAAAAGGTGAGGTCGATTCTTCACTTTCTG GTGTTAGCATCAGAGACGTTGAAGAGAAAAATACTGCTAGTGGTACAACCAATGAGCCAACAGAAACCAAGCAAGCTAAGAGAAGAGAG GTTTCTATTCTTGAAAATGTTGGCTGGAGGCAACTTGGAATTATTGCTACTGTGTGGGTCATAATTCTTGGATTGCAAATTGCTAAG GAAACTTGCTTGTTGGAACAGAATTATGAGGCAAAATGCTCGGTGGCATACTGGTCACTAGATCTCTTACAG ATTCCTGTGACTCTTGCAGTAACTTCATATGAGGTAATTAAACTGTCCCAAGGGAAGAGAATACTTGCATCAAAGGGATCAGAAACAGGTGCAAACTGGAGAGTTTACAAGCTTGTTTCTTATTGTGTCTGTGGCATAGCAGCTGGGCTAGCTGGTGGACTGCTTGGTCTTGGTGGAGGCTTTATTATGGGTCCAATGTTTTTGGAAATGGGGATCCCTCCTCAG GTGTCAAGTGCCACAGCCACATTTATCATGACATTCTCTTCATCCATGTCTGTGGTGGAATACTACCTCCTAAACCGATTTCCCATTCCTTATG CTCTCTATTTTGCTGGTGTGGCTACTGTTTCTGCCATCATAGGGCAACATGTAGTAGGAAAAGTAATCAAAGTATTAGGAAGAGCATCTCTGATCATCTTCATTCTATCTTTGACAATATTTGTGAGTGCACTCACATTAG GAGGGGTAGGCATAGCGCACATGGTTACAAAGATTGAGCAGAAGCAGTACTTGTGGTTTGAGCACATGTGCACTCATGTATCCTAA